From a single Micromonas commoda chromosome 5, complete sequence genomic region:
- a CDS encoding predicted protein, with product MADTEHRFKYVFIPADESIPVEEREGIAVGSAGGDILVDLLRPHFLGGGSFVDADAARREAERHLGPEKAARLSPDRLVAATESGSTETFALVHPASTNGYRGVYLYTDECGKLKSLPENPRALELAQRCGIDVRHPFHGDAFVGAVKTSPPPMRNVSFTQHELDPGSPWMLIAPAENAVYAETFREFMSAVEGKATREELEHRRTSVTEETEGRRSRRTSEGEEIPPHGLRLRDGVSTYHASLASCVDAPVSVENSCAAGGVGVVTTRRITRGEAIWSEAPLVSIQSPSNVDEALCCGWCHRAVGDIDAYLSLTCGAIDGDAARGNGTDRASPPWIAVRSLGPSLAALAEAEGTPPIVRCKRWRNRGCKEVYCGDECARYHALAGHDVLCCSDSPLSSDGDVREEEASGGGGGDEAERAASSSASALREFFSGNDNLHMIARVVGAMASAVASGQTWDEATLRFRAFVGIPWWETSGSTGAEKRLAKRSMRLMTESAHAAELNVAREADAAAEAGDEDAFRLARDVRNVLHSFPDVLSRLGLDGVGHLLGVCDMNQLSMTIDGPMRNVCRKLLRVDEYEGADAAKQTLDVLLPIALRAQAVRDAEDAAAGKPRWGGEDRYEGDEEEEEDRYEGEVRLDETADAEDLFDASRRLFGGFKGQALFSLLCLVNHSCEPSTAARFSSWKGRAMVRLEALRDIECGEELTMSYIDESETLEERTSALASYGFACRCNKCVGEGADRSNDNSDVD from the coding sequence ATGGCTGATACCGAGCACCGATTCAAGTACGTCTTCATCCCCGCGGACGAGTCCATCCCCGTGGAGGAGAGAGAGGGCATCGccgtcgggtccgcgggAGGCGATATCCTGGTCGATCTTTTGCGCCCGCATTTCCTCGGGGGCGGTTCattcgtcgacgccgacgccgcgaggagggaggcggagcgaCATCTCGGTCCCGAGAAAGCCGCGCGGCTCTCTCCCGATCGCCTTGTTGCCGCGACCGAGTCCGGATCCACGGAAAccttcgcgctcgtccacccCGCATCCACGAACGGCTACAGAGGCGTCTACCTGTACACGGACGAGTGCGGCAAGCTCAAGTCGCTGCCGgagaacccgcgcgcgctggagctcgCGCAGCGATGCGGCATCGACGTCAGGCACCCtttccacggcgacgccttcgtcggcgcggtcaagacgagcccgccgccgatgcgcAACGTCAGCTTCACCCAACACGAGCTCGACCCCGGGTCACCGTGGATGCTCATCGCCCCGGCGGAGAACGCGGTGTACGCCGAGACGTTCAGAGAGTTCAtgtccgcggtggagggcaaggcgacgcgggaggagctGGAGCACAGGCGTACGTCAGTCACCGAAGAAACCGAGGGCCGACGGTCGAGACGGACGTCCGAGGGAGAGGAGATCCCGCCGCACGGCTTGAGGCTCAGGGACGGCGTATCGACGTACCATGCGTCgctcgccagctgtgtcgatGCCCCGGTGTCGGTGGAAAactcgtgcgccgcgggtggggtCGGCGTCGTTACCACGCGACGCATCACCCGCGGTGAGGCGATCTGGTCCGAGGCGCCGCTCGTGTCGATCCAGTCCCCGTCAaacgtggacgaggcgttGTGCTGCGGGTGGTGCCACAGGGCGGTCGGGGACATCGACGCGTACCTGTCGCTTACATGCGGAGcaatcgacggcgacgcggcgcgaggaaaCGGGAcggatcgcgcgtcgcccccgtggATCGCCGTGCGAAGCCTGGGACCTTCgttggcggcgctggcggaggcggagggcaCGCCTCCGATTGTTCGGTGCAAGCGGTGGCGGAATAGGGGGTGCAAGGAGGTGTACTGCGGCGACGAGTGCGCGAGGTATCACGCTCTGGCGGGTCACGACGTGTTGTGCTGCTCGGACTCCCCTTTGTcatccgacggcgacgtccgagAGGAGGAAGcctcggggggcgggggaggtgacgaggctgagcgcgccgcgagttcTTCTGCGAGTGCGCTTCGAGAGTTCTTCTCCGGAAACGATAACCTGCACATGATCGCGAGGGTcgtgggcgcgatggcgtccgccgtcgcgtcgggccAAACTTGGGACGAAGCCACGCTGAGGTTTCGAGCCTTTGTCGGCATCCCGTGGTGGGAAACCTCCGGGAGCACGGGGGCGGAGAAACGGCTGGCAAAACGCTCGATGCGTCTCATGACGGAatccgcgcacgccgcggagctcaacgtcgcgcgcgaggctgacgccgcggcggaggctggcgacgaggacgccttccggctcgcgcgcgacgtcagAAACGTCCTGCATTCGTTCCCCGACGTCCTGAGTCGACTCGGTTTGGACGGCGTGGGACACCTGCTCGGCGTCTGCGACATGAACCAGCTCTCGATGACGATCGACGGGCCCATGCGCAACGTGTGCAGGAAGCTGTTGCGGGTGGACGAgtacgagggcgccgacgccgcgaagcaAACGCTGGATGTCTTGCTGCCAATCGCGCTCAGGGCGCAGgccgtgcgcgacgcggaggacgcggccgcgggcaaGCCTCGatggggcggcgaggatcgatACGaaggggacgaggaggaggaagaggatcGATACGAAGGGGAGGTGCGGTTGGACGAaacggccgacgccgaggacctcTTCGACGCCAGCCGCAGGCTCTTCGGCGGCTTCAAGGGGCAGGCGCTCTTCTCGCTCCTGTGCCTCGTGAACCACTCGTGCgagccgtccaccgcggccaGGTTCAGCAGCTGGAAGGGACGCGCGATGGTCCGGCTCGAGGCCTTGAGGGACATAGAGTGCGGGGAGGAGCTGACGATGAGCTACATCGACGAGAGCGAGACCCTGGAGGAGCGCACgtccgcgttggcgtcgtaCGGCTTCGCGTGCCGGTGCAACAAGTGCGTCGGGGAGGGCGCCGACCGAAGCAACGACAACTCGGACGTCGACTGA
- a CDS encoding predicted protein, producing the protein LPPGVVCVADAQVSGKGRGGNAWTSPPGCLMFSLLTRHREGRTLPFIQYVATMAAVDAIQESADDALVAAGAKGHRRGTGSAVDAKIKWPNDLYSGGLKIGGVLCTSTYSDGGFDVVVGVGINLDNAEPTTCVNDIVRRRLKRDGLPVDGAVQTRVSRERLLAGFMNRFEAMCAALDAHDSFETLEGAYLRQWLHTDQEVTLEEDGGRGKVKLVVKGITGTGYLLATDSRGARYELHPDGNSLDFFKGLVRKKL; encoded by the coding sequence cgtcgcggacgcgcaggTGTCGGGGAAAGGCAGAGGGGGCAACGCGTGGACGAGCCCGCCGGGGTGCCTCATGTTCTCGCTGctgacgcgtcaccgggagGGCCGGACGCTGCCGTTCATCCAGTacgtggcgacgatggcggcggtggacgccatACAGGagagcgcggacgacgcgctcgtagCCGCGGGGGCCAAGGGCCACCGGCGGGGAACCGGGTCCGCCGTGGATGCCAAGATTAAGTGGCCAAACGACCTGTACAGCGGCGGTCTCAAGATCGGCGGCGTGCTGTGCACGTCCACGTACAGCGACGGAgggttcgacgtcgtcgtcggggtggGGATAAACCTCGACAACGCGGAGCCCACGACGTGCGTCAACGACATCGTGCGAAGACGTCTCAAGAGGGACGGGTTACCCGTCGACGGTGCGGTCCAAACGAGGGTGAGCAGGGAACGTTTGCTGGCGGGTTTCATGAACAGGTTCGAGGCGAtgtgcgccgcgctggacgcgcaCGACTCGTTCGAGACGTTGGAGGGAGCGTACCTGCGGCAGTGGCTGCACACGGACCAGGAGGTGACcctggaggaggacggcgggcgcgggaagGTCAAGCTGGTGGTCAAGGGGATAACGGGGACGGGGTACCTGCTGGCGACGGActcgcgcggagctcgataCGAGTTGCACCCGGATGGGAACAGCCTGGACTTCTTCAAGGGCCTGGTGCGCAAGAAGCTG